In Bacillus sp. S3, the sequence CCGGGATACAAATATCTGCATCAAGGAATTCAGTAACGACATCGCTCGTCCAGCCAAGTCGGGAAAGACCTGCAGCTGCTAAAATAATCGCATCGTATTCTTCTGTTTCTAATTTTGCTAATCTTGTATCTACGTTCCCGCGAATCCACTTAATTTCTAAATCCGGACGCTCCACCAACAGCTGTGCACTGCGGCGAAGGCTGCTCGTACCGATAATGGCGCCGGGCTTTAAATCTTTTAATTTGATATGGCCTTTTGAAATGAGGGCATCACGGTGATCCTCGCGGAACGGAATACAGCCAATTGTCAACCCTTCAGGCAGTACCGCAGGCATGTCTTTCATACTATGAACCGCCATATCAATCTCTTTATCAAGCATTGCCTGCTCGATTTCCTTAACAAAAAGTCCCTTACCGCCAACCTTTGAAAGAGTTACGTCAAGGATTTTATCTCCCTTTGTGACGATTTCTTTTATCTCAAATTCGAATGATGGGTCAATTTTTTTAAGCTGCTCCATCACCCAATTTGTTTGGGTCAATGCCAATTTACTTCGTCTAGAACCAACAATAATTTTTCTCATAACTGCCTCCTAGTTTTACTCGTACCATATATGAAAAGATGATAATTGACCAAATAAGAAAAAATTAATTAAAACAATTAGAAATGATCCCGTATTCCAAATGGCTAATTTGCGGCCGGAAAGATTTTTCCCTATCCTTAGGTATAAATAGACACTATAGGCTGTAAGCAACAGGAATGATCCGATAATTTTCATATCATACCATGGCATCCCCGGAACCTTTAAAAATGCCCACTGTAAGCCTAGGATCAAGCTTAAAAGCAGCATTGGAACACCAATAACAGCTAATATGTAGGATGATTTTTCGAGCTTTTCCAAATCAGCCAGCCGGATCAGGCGGGTCCCCCATTTTTTCCGTTTCAATAAATCGTATTGAAGCAGGTATAAGGACGAGAAAACAAAGGACAGGGAAAATGCTCCATAGGAAAGAATCGCCATTGTAATATGGATTAAAAGCAGTTCTGACACAAGCTGCTTAGCCATGATATGCGAATGGTATTGCATCGGAGCAAATGTATGAATCGCCATCACGGTAAAGCCAAGAATGTTTGTGAAAAAGACGATAAAATCGACCCGTAGTAAGTGATTTATAACAATTGACAATGTTACTAATACCCAGGCATAAAAATAGAGTCCCTCAAAGATGGTTAGTACAGGGAACCTGCCTGTTTTTGTCATATAGAAAAAAAGGAAAACCGTTTGTAAAACCCATACAAATGCAAGTAACCAGAAGGCAATACGGTTTGCCTTCCGGTTATGGTGAATGAAGTCGAAAAAATATAACAACACACTGAAGGCATATAGAACAACTGTCAATTCATGAAGCCTTGTCAAAAGTGAGTCCAACATAACCGGGGCCCCTTATGACTGAAAAGAAGCCTGAACTTCTCGTGCCGGCACATTTTTCGTTTCGGCTGGTTTCGAATGTTGTTCCTGAACAAGCTCTTCAATATTAAATATTTTCATAAAGAATTCCATCGCTTGATCCGCATCCGGTCTTGCCGCCA encodes:
- the hemC gene encoding hydroxymethylbilane synthase gives rise to the protein MRKIIVGSRRSKLALTQTNWVMEQLKKIDPSFEFEIKEIVTKGDKILDVTLSKVGGKGLFVKEIEQAMLDKEIDMAVHSMKDMPAVLPEGLTIGCIPFREDHRDALISKGHIKLKDLKPGAIIGTSSLRRSAQLLVERPDLEIKWIRGNVDTRLAKLETEEYDAIILAAAGLSRLGWTSDVVTEFLDADICIPAVGQGALSIECREDDKELLELFEKFTCKKTERAVRAERAFLQKMEGGCQVPIAGFARIDDETNDVMLNVLVASPEGHDVFKEELRGQNPEELGIQAAELLTEKGAKDLIDRVKRELEGQ
- a CDS encoding inner membrane protein YpjD, producing MLDSLLTRLHELTVVLYAFSVLLYFFDFIHHNRKANRIAFWLLAFVWVLQTVFLFFYMTKTGRFPVLTIFEGLYFYAWVLVTLSIVINHLLRVDFIVFFTNILGFTVMAIHTFAPMQYHSHIMAKQLVSELLLIHITMAILSYGAFSLSFVFSSLYLLQYDLLKRKKWGTRLIRLADLEKLEKSSYILAVIGVPMLLLSLILGLQWAFLKVPGMPWYDMKIIGSFLLLTAYSVYLYLRIGKNLSGRKLAIWNTGSFLIVLINFFLFGQLSSFHIWYE